CTGCCCTCCTGGCGCTGACATTGGATGCCTGGTTGAACCTGGTCGAGGGACGGGCGGGACAGATGTCATGACGGCTGCATTCCGCTAGAATGCCCGGCATGCAGCCTCGGCAGCGTTTCCTGAACCGGACTGCACGCTCCCTTTGGCATCTGCCTGCCCTTCTCCAGACTGAATGACGGCCCAGCCCCTGTGCTGGGCCGTTTTGTTGGTGTGTTCTGGGAGCGGAAGGCCGTCGGCCCCACGCCGCCCGTGGGTCGAGTTCAGCGTCAGCCCAACCCGCCTCACGAGGTGACACCTTGAAGCAGACCGCCTTTGAACCCGGTGACCGCGTCGTCCTTCCGCCCTATGGAATCGGGGTGGTGAGCAGCATCTGCCTGCGCCCCGTCGCCGGGGAAGATCACGCCTACTATCAGGTGGACTTCCCGAACACCTCAAGCCGCGCGTTCGTGCCCGTCGCGTCGCCCGACATCGCCGGGATGCGCGCCGCCCTGACCGCGCACGACATGCCGGCCCTGCTGGACTCCCTGAAGACCAGCCGCCTGAACCTGCCCCGCCAGTGGGCGGCCCGTCACCGCCGCGTGACCGAGATCCTCGTCAGCGGCAACCCCTTCGAACTGGCGATCCTGACCTGCGAGTT
This DNA window, taken from Deinococcus sedimenti, encodes the following:
- a CDS encoding CarD family transcriptional regulator; the encoded protein is MKQTAFEPGDRVVLPPYGIGVVSSICLRPVAGEDHAYYQVDFPNTSSRAFVPVASPDIAGMRAALTAHDMPALLDSLKTSRLNLPRQWAARHRRVTEILVSGNPFELAILTCELRRWNVERGLPDLDRQAFRRAIKLLEQEVSGLQDDGAHDVQQLLVHAWNETPQAVAAD